The genomic region CAGCATTTTGAGGACGTCCGTCGGTCTAAACGCCACCGGGGACGCAGGGAACCTCGCGATCGAAACCGCTCGTTTGAGCCTCTCTGATGGAGCGGCCATCTCCACCTCGACATTGGGTGAAGGCAATGGCGGCAATGTCACCATTCTCGCCTCGGAATCGGCAATTTTGAAGGGTTTCAATCGATCTGGACTGGCCACCTCGATCCTCACCCTCGTCGGTCCGGACGTTAGTGGGAATGCAGGCAGTGTCACCTTAGAAACGCAGCGATTGAGCCTCTTCGATGGAGCGGGGATCTCCACCTCGACATTAGGTCGAGGAAATGGGGGAAATCTGACGATTCTCGCGTCGGAATTCGTCAGCTTGAATGGGTTCAATGCCTCTGGAGTCAGTAGCGCTTTAGCGACGGATGTCGGACCCGAAGCCACTGGAAATGCAGGCAACCTGACCGTGCAGACCGGAAAATTGACCCTTGCGGATGGAGCCCTTATTTCAGCCGCAACCCTGGGCGGGGGCAATGGCGGCAACCTAACACTGATGGCGTCGGAATCGATCGCCTTGAATGATTCTAGTGGCTCTGGGGTTGGCAGCGTTGTCGTCACTCTGGTTGGTTCTCAAGGCAGTGGAACGGCGGGCAATCTCACCGTAAAAACGGGGGAACTGACCCTCGCCGATCGATCGGAAATCGCAGCTTCGATGCTGGGTGAGGGCAGTGGGGGGAACGTCATCCTGGAAGCTGACCGATTGGCGCTCTCCGACGGATCGGCGATCTCGTCTGCAAGCTTTGGTCGGGGAAATGCGGGCAATTTGACGATCGCCTCCGACGAACTCACCCTACAAGATGGCTCTTTCATCAATGTGAGTGCAGTAGGCAACTTCTCCCCCGGCAGCCTCCGGGTGAGCGCCGACCGAGTTCGACTCGACAACCAATCGAACTTGATCGCCGAAACCGAAGCTGGCAGCCAAGGCAATATCGAGGTTTCCGCCAATTCCACGATCCTCAGCCGCAATAGTAATATCGCCACGAACGCGATCGCCGAGGCGACGGGCGGCAATATTGAGATCGATACGGGGATCTTGGCGGCGGTAGGAAATAGTGATATTAGTGCCAATTCCGCCCAAGCTCAAGGAGGCAATGTCACTCTCAACGTCCGAGGCATCTTCGGTACGGCGTTTCGTCCCCAAAACACTGCCGCCAGCGACATTACCGCGACGGGGGCCAATTCCAGCTTGAGTGGGACGGTCACAATTAATACCCCCGACATCGACCCGACCTCGGGATTAGTCGAGTTACCGGATAATTTTGTCGATGCCAGCAACCAAATTGATTCGAGTTGCCGTCCGGGTCAGCAACAAAGTGAGTTCGTCGTCACCGGGCGAGGCGGGTTGCCGCCGAATCCGATCGAGGCGATCGCCGACGAAGCCACTTGGATCGATTTGCGACCGACCGCCCGCGAACCGCAAGACCGGGGACAACTCGGCGATCGCCCTCTGGCGGCGTCTACTGAGCGATCGCCATCGGTGGAGGCGCAAGGATGGACCGTGAAGGCGAACGGACAAGTCGAACTCGTCGCCGAATCACCGGAAAACACATCACCCCATCCCTCGACCCCGCAACGGCGATGTCTTGAGACGCGGTAAGTGATATACATTAGTTGATTTCGTTCCAGGCCAGAAAAGAATATAAGTGCGACTCGCAGCTCGAAACGATTTGGGGAGGGGGTCATCATGGATCGATTGAATCGGGGAAAAAAACCGATCGCCCGTCTGCAGCGATGTTTAGGTCGCTCCAAATGGGTCGGACAATTCTGTTTGGGAATGGCGATCGTAGCCACCGTTACGAGTATTAATATCGATCGCCTCGATCGCCATTCGATCGCCTATTTCGAGCCGATTTGGGGCGATCTTCAGTTATTTTCTGCGAGAATCAACGCCCAAACGGCACCGGATGCGCTCCAATTGTTGCAACAGGGTCGCGAATTGTTTCAAGCTCAACAATTCTCTGAAGCTAAACGCCAATGGGAACGCGCGGCGAGTCAATTGCAAGGCGAAACCGATCGCCTCGATCGCGCTTTAGTCTTCAATTATTTATCCCTCGCCTATCAGAAATTAGGACAGTGGTCCACAGCCAGAACCGCGATCGCCACGGCTTTAAGTTTACTCGAATCGGGCGATCGCACTGACGAAAATTCTCCGGAAGTTTTATCGATTCTTGCCCAAATTTTTAATACGAAAGGACATTTAGAACAACAGACGGGTCATTGGCAACCTGCCCTAGAAAACTGGGAAACCGCCCACAAATTTTATACCCAACTGGGGGACGATGAAGGGGCGATCGGAACGCAACTCAACCAAGCTCAAGCCTTACAATCTCTCGGACTCTATCGCCGTTCCCGTCAAGTTTTAGAAGCCTCGACTATTTCCCTGAAAAATCAACCCGATTCTGCCCTCAAAGTGACGGGATTGCAAAGTTTGGCGAATGCTTTGCGGGGGATGGGCGAGTTGGAACGTTCCCGCGAATTATTATCTCAAAGTTTGGACATTGCGCGAGGTTTAAATTTAACGGAGGCGATCGCGGCAACTCAGCTTAGCCTGGGCAATACGGCGCGGGCGATCGCGGAAAATGCGATGGCTTTGCAAGAACAAGAACGGGCAAAACAGGAATTTGAAATCGCCCTCGATGCTTACCGAAAAGCTGCAGAAATTGCCGGATCGCCCGTCCTCCAATCGCGATCGCAGCTCAACCAACTCAGTTTATTCATCGATAGGCAACAACTCGAATATACGGCAGAGTTACTACCTGAAATTGAGGGTTCTCTCGACCGTCTCCCGTTCAGTCGTTATGCGATCGAAGCTCGTATTAATTTTGCCGAAAGTTTGATGAAACTTTATGCGTTAAAAGATGAAACAAGAGGAGGCGATCGCCGATTGCTCGTCGGTCGCACGGCGGAGTTATTAGCTACGGCGATCGATACCTCTAGAACTCTGGAAGATCCTCAAGCTGAATCTTATGCTTTAGGAAGTTTGGGAAAACTTTACGAATTAACTGGAAATTTTGAAGATGCTCAAAAGCTTACGGAAGGCGCATTAGGACTCGCTCAAAAGATGAATGCGGGGGAAATTGCCTACCGTTGGCAATGGCAACTCGGTCGTATTTTAGCCAAAAAAGGAAATCGAAATGAGGCGATCGCCGCCTATCGAGGGGCGGTGAATACGTTGCAATCTTTACGAAAAGATTTAGTGGCGATCGATGCCAATTCTTCTAGCGTTCAGTTTTCTTTTCGTGAAACGGTCGAACCTGTTTATCGTGAATTTGTCGATCTATTGACCCAGCCTACTGTACGACCGACTGAAGAAAATTTAAGGGAAGCACGACAGGCGATCGAATCTCTCCAATTAGCGGAACTCGATAACTTTTTTCAGGAAGCCTGTTTGGATGCCAAACCTATTCAAATCGATCGCATCGACCCTCATGCGGCGGCAATTTATCCGATTATTTTACCCGATCGCCTGACAGTGATTGTGGCATTACCGGACTCGTCGTTACAGCTTTACCACACCCTCGAATCTGAAACGACGATTCGCCAAGTTCTCGATGAGTTACAACAAAATATCGGGCGAAGATCGGGGAACAATCAGTTGGTTTTAGAGTTGTCCCGACAAGTTTATGACTGGTTAATTCGACCCATTGAAGTTCAATTAGAATACAGTCAAATTGAAACCGTTGTTTTTGTCCTGGACGGACTGTTACGCAATGTTCCCATGGCCGCTCTAAACGACGGACGGCAGTATTTTATTGAAAAGTATGCAGTGGCGATCGCCCCGGGATTGCAACTGCTTCCTTCTCAGGGGTCTGAAGATCTCGAATTTCAAGTATTGAGTGCGGGAATGTCCGAAGCCCGTCAAGGGTTTCCCGAGCTTCCCAATGTTAAAGAGGAATTGGAACGTATTCAGGTACAATTATCGAGTCAGTTGCTTTTCAATCAAGCATTTACCAGCGATAATTTACAGCAGGCGATCGCGCAATTTCCCTTTCCGGTCGTCCATATTGCAACTCACGGTCAATTTAGTTCTCAAGCCGATCGCACTTTTATTTTAAGTTGGGATCGAAAAATCAAAGTAAAGGAATTAGATCGTCTTTTACGCGATCGTCAACGGGATGTTTCCAATCCCATTGAACTGCTTGTTTTCAGCGCTTGCGAAACCGCAGATGGAGACGAACGCGCGGCGTTAGGGTTGGCGGGAGTTGCACTCAGAGCGGGGGCTCGCAGCACGCTGGGGACCTTGTGGCGGGTCAGCGATCGCTCGACGTCAATATTAATGGTTCGTTTTTATCAGGAATTAACCGAAAATGTAGGGATATCCAAAGCGGAAGCGTTGAGACGCGCTCAATTAAGTTTATTGGACGATCGCCGCTTCAAACTGCCTTATTTTTGGGCGCCTTATCTTTTAGTCGGCAATTGGCGCTAATGGGTATGGGAATGCAGGGACACGATCGTCGGTGTCCCTACGAGCCCCCACTCTCCGATTAGGCGATCGCCTCAAGCCGATTTGCCATTACGACTCGATGGC from Oxynema aestuarii AP17 harbors:
- a CDS encoding CHAT domain-containing protein, with translation MDRLNRGKKPIARLQRCLGRSKWVGQFCLGMAIVATVTSINIDRLDRHSIAYFEPIWGDLQLFSARINAQTAPDALQLLQQGRELFQAQQFSEAKRQWERAASQLQGETDRLDRALVFNYLSLAYQKLGQWSTARTAIATALSLLESGDRTDENSPEVLSILAQIFNTKGHLEQQTGHWQPALENWETAHKFYTQLGDDEGAIGTQLNQAQALQSLGLYRRSRQVLEASTISLKNQPDSALKVTGLQSLANALRGMGELERSRELLSQSLDIARGLNLTEAIAATQLSLGNTARAIAENAMALQEQERAKQEFEIALDAYRKAAEIAGSPVLQSRSQLNQLSLFIDRQQLEYTAELLPEIEGSLDRLPFSRYAIEARINFAESLMKLYALKDETRGGDRRLLVGRTAELLATAIDTSRTLEDPQAESYALGSLGKLYELTGNFEDAQKLTEGALGLAQKMNAGEIAYRWQWQLGRILAKKGNRNEAIAAYRGAVNTLQSLRKDLVAIDANSSSVQFSFRETVEPVYREFVDLLTQPTVRPTEENLREARQAIESLQLAELDNFFQEACLDAKPIQIDRIDPHAAAIYPIILPDRLTVIVALPDSSLQLYHTLESETTIRQVLDELQQNIGRRSGNNQLVLELSRQVYDWLIRPIEVQLEYSQIETVVFVLDGLLRNVPMAALNDGRQYFIEKYAVAIAPGLQLLPSQGSEDLEFQVLSAGMSEARQGFPELPNVKEELERIQVQLSSQLLFNQAFTSDNLQQAIAQFPFPVVHIATHGQFSSQADRTFILSWDRKIKVKELDRLLRDRQRDVSNPIELLVFSACETADGDERAALGLAGVALRAGARSTLGTLWRVSDRSTSILMVRFYQELTENVGISKAEALRRAQLSLLDDRRFKLPYFWAPYLLVGNWR